The genomic region ctttatggagtggccagcccaatccctgtaTCTAAAtgcaatagaaaacttgtggggtgacaagaccaagaaatgcagaagaattgtggaatgtaaccaGTGCCACAAGTTGGtcaactccatgcaacacagatgtgcagcagttctcagaaaccgtggttatacaactaaatattagttcagtgatttaaAGGAAACTAAAAACTTGGACCATTTTTCAGttaatacagtgaatgtttgggtttgtaaagaagaatgcagacactgctattttttttcaacatccattttctttgctttctgtaaaggaataacaacaattttatacatttttcttcacgttttgatttgaaatagaatgtgcagtgttttcaatgcatttgcatgtatggaaataaaaatgataaggattttgagctttattcactttttttacacACACTGCTATTGAACACAACTGTGCATGTAGTAGATGCCCCATTCTGCCCTAAACATGCTCCATTCTGAGTAACAATACTGATCTTTCACACACCTTTAACAAGGGAGAAACTTATATATGCACTAGCCAagcaattactttattttttttctgaacatgTCAATATCCAAAACCCAGTCGCATATACCTGTATAGTGAAACTGTTTCTATACACTACCCACTGAGGCATAGGCCAAGGCATAAGGTAATATTTCCACAAAACAGATTGGTTACAACATCCAATGTTGACGTGATTCCACTGACAATAGTGTGGGCATTAGGGGCCAGACTGATGGCACATCTTTATATGCTGAAAAATAGACAAATGTCTAAGAATGAACAAATCTCATTGAAATCTTTTTATTAGCAGGCAAGGATGACCGTAATcctaaattataataatttaacaaTGAATATATGGTACTTGACACTTGGGACtttaaaaaaggcaaattgaATAAATATTCACTGAATACAATATTCTTAAAGTGAACTTATAGGATGTGACATTTGCAAGAAAAaattttgttacaaaaatgtCCATTTGAAATCTTCTTAATCTGTGTATGTTTCATTGTGTATAATGAATTCCTGTCGATCCTAAAAAGCGtgaatattttacaatatactgtGAGGATTAAAATTGCAttatttacaaacatacaaaGAAAGAGACTTAACTGGTACTGCCGTTTATTTCAGCCTACCTGCTAAAATGCTAATTGGTTGATTTGTTTGATCAATTATACTTTTCACTGGTAATCCCCAAGAATAATAAATTGCTTATACAAAAtctgtatataatattaatacaacCTGGCCAGGAAACTTTCTATCAACTTGGAATACATTGTTTACACTCCAAACAAATAAACtttaccttaaaaaaataaactttccctTAAGAATGTAGATTCTAAAAACAGTAGAAACACACAAACTGATAAGAAAATAATGTTACAAACCATGGCATACTTTTTTGTCTTTTGGTTCCAGAATTGGTTGGATTTTTGATCCTGACCCTTTTAATATAGTTACCGCTCATCTTATTTCATCTAACTGATAacagaaatgttattttgccTTTGGAATTTGCAATCCATACGACTGATCTGattttttattaatgcagagaTAGTCACTTCATTCCTGGTTCTGAAAACCATGACAAGACTACTATAGCCCAACTACATTTCTTGTTTGAAACCAGCAGTCCTCCCATATTTTCCAATTACGGAGTGGTTTGCACTTGAAAAAACTGTGAATGCAAGACATAGAGGAGGAGATCCGGTAAACAGAAAAATATGGAGACGTGTAGATACGAAAAAGAAGCacaatggaaaaaacaaaaaatgtcaaaaaaaggaTCACTGGGAATATAGTGACAAAAAGACAAAGGAACAGAGGAAGGTTGAAACGGAGAATGAGATTagggagagagaaaagaaaattgaAGCATGATGTTTTCTGATGGGCTACAAGCACACCAGTGTAACGCTTTATAACCACAAAAGGCCATTATGTTTTGCAAGTAAACAAATCATGGGTGGTACAGCTATTGCTGTAGGAGGTGAGGATGCACTAGGGCTCAGCCCTATTTGGGAttgaaagtgaaagaaaaaaaaacagccagtTTCAGTTTAGTAGTAATACAGTATAGAAAGGAGGCAAAATATACTTCTACAGGCAAGCCTAAGTCAGAGTTAAGAAAGAACCTGATGTCCAAATATTGTATCGTAAAGTATCTAGTAACAATATTTTTGGCCGCTGAGGGTAAAATATGTTCATATGTTTTTCCAATGAAAAACCAATATTACTGGCATTAAAGATAAACAAGGTTTAAcaaaaaagaacacatttatttttttattaggacACAAACTCTGTAACATAGAAATAAGGTCACAGATTTGGTATGAGAAGCCATGAGAAGTACCTAGGCACAATTTCTTTACTTTGAAATTGTCCTttcacttttggcacatgcaaaattgttgcaataaaaaaataaagatgattAAATCaacttattaaaaacatttacaaaatgtattatgaTTGTGTTTGCTTCTCTGGTGCATCACAAAATGGTATATTATCTAAAAGAAGGTCTCTCCTAGCTTGCAGCactgaaaaagaaaagtaaaaaatagttgaacagaTACAACCATACAAAGCCATACACAACTGAATACAATTCAACAACCTTGAGAAACAAAATCCTTAACTGGCCCCCTCTCACTTGAACTAAGGGCGCATAACTGAATTTTATGATACATGTATAAGATGATGCTCAAGCATGGTTTGGGACAGGAAGGCTTATCAGTACTAGCTTTAGCCATAATGTATATTCTGCCAATTGGAAAACAAATTTACAACTGTCAGAATAATGTTGGTAGATAATGAGCTGTTTCCTGCTTAGCCCAGAGAccctgtttctttttttcaccctACTTGTCTCTGTCCAAACTGTTACGATCCCTCCTTCCCCTTGGGAAACATTTTACTTACTTCTGCCATAGCTGTAAGGTTGTCATTAAGAGGACACAAACTGGAAGTCTCTctctcacatatactgtatacagatatATCTAGATAGATACATATCCATATAGCAGGAAATCAGCACTCATGGGActtgaaaacaaattatttataagtcaattattagaagtcactgaactCTTAATCAATCTTCAAAATTAGAGGTACATACTTTCCTATAATAattaaatttggatttcatggtCAGTTTTGCAGCCTTCTGTCGTATGTTCAGTTGTGGCATTTTGAATACACTGTAGTAGATAATTTGAGTGACATCTTTCAGACATTTGCGTCATGAAGCTGGCTTGTGCAGGTAGCTGGATATTCAATTATAAAACCGCTTAACTGATGTATAAACAATGTACACCCACTCCAGATACTTTGTGCCCAGGTCAAACGTTATGTATAAATCTGCAGAGTGCCCTCTTCTGTCTTTAGACCTAACAGATAAAGTCTTATGGGGTATAGAAAAAAGAAGAGAATCTTTTTTGacaatttcaatatattcacACCATTTAGTGTTTTCTTAAAATTCAATTATTAGTGATTCACACATGATAAATATTAATAACCGTGAGTTGTAACACCCCACCTGAATTGTCAACAGTACTGCACTacttttttctcttcttcttctttattttattttctctatacCCCATAAGACCATAactgtttaaagggattgtcatgatttttatggtgtagttgttatttctaaattgcactgtttacactgcaaataattcattttaccatGTAAATTCCATtactaacccaacaagtgtatttttttagctgtaatattggtgtgtaggcagccatctcaggtcattttgactgggcatgtgctttcagaaagagccagcagatcaggatggaactgctttcaggcaggctattgtttttcctgctcaatgtaactgaagtatTCGCTGTGGGACATGGAtctttactattgagcgctgttcttatatctaccagggagctgctatctggttaccttcccattgttctgctgatgggctgctgatgtcactctaacttgcagtgcagcagtaaagagggactgaagtttatgagagcacaagtcacagattttaaaattaaatatataaaaaaaatctgtttgcttttttgaaaaacagatttcagctgcactattttttgaataaacatgtttgaaaaaaaaacatgttttaccatgacaatatccctttaaagacagaaGAGGGAGCTCCAGAATTTTACTAGTGACTTGAGCTGGATATTTATTTCCGTTgtataattcagtatatataatgtAGCTACTGTCTCACATGCCTTCTCTGCCTGAGCCTAAAGCAACTTTCTGCTCCGAGGGCTACTAGAACATAGAATGAATGCAATATGTATGGTTGAAAGCACATTTCTACATCCACAAACATGGTGCAGAGATACAGGTGGAATCACGcataagggttcatttacaaattcAAGTGCAATTCCAGGAATCCCTTGAAGAATGGAGTATGGAGAAGCGTATTCACAGCAgttttgcactttgtaaatgagccctatactTTCTCCTGGCAGTCAGATGCTTTTCATCTACTCTCTTCCCCATATACCTATAAAAGTGATGTTCTGCTGCCTATTCAGTAAGGGTCCCCTAATATGGATCAGTAATATCAAATTCAGAATATGCACTTCCACACAAACCAATTGTAGCCATTCAAACATATACACAGAATCATGTTACTTTTTTAGAATGATTTTGTTCCAACTGGTGAACACTGGGGCTAGATATAAAGTTCAAATTACAGATGTAAATTAATCTATTATAGGATGATGCAAAAATCAGAagactgatttgagttttttgtacATAGCCCCATTTAATTAAACTGACCcattatatgactatgaagatgttccaaagtatatctagtatatagtaatatatactaGTAactctagagcaactggacttactgagtaatcattgaagacgatTTACTACTCATCAGAGCACACAACTCTGTTTCAGGTGTCACCTCTTGAGTTATAATGTGCCATTgagattggattagtggaagatttTATATGCGGAGGACTTCCCATACTAGTCAGTTCGACCGAAGAAGCTGCTGGGataagtagtgaaatgtcttcaatgattactcagcaggtccagttgctctagaattacttatactaaatGACCCATTATATGCTTCATGAGCCTTTAACCTGTTGAGATTACGCTCTCTTCCAAGATTACGCTCTCTTCCGAGATTCCGCTCTCTTCCGGATAACAATATTCCGTAGTCGATAATCTAAGCACGAATCAGCCTCTGGAATTCCTGTTCTGCACACATTTCTGgcactgtagtatacaatgaagTTATGAATGAGACAATGCAATAAAGATGACATACCTAATGTATTTGAATCTTTATGAATACCCTGAACAACAGATGTTCTGAGAAGAATTTCAACATCAGTTCCAAATTTCAGCAACTgtcaagaaaaatacaaataaataataaacagatactgtataacaatatacttcaaaagaaaacaaacctAAAAAGTAAACATagctatatttattatacatacagCTTGCACTGACCTTATGGTACAGTGACAATTAGCTACTTCTTACAGGAAAGAAAATTCTGGAACAATAATATTATGTGATATATTAAATACTTtacaaataagaagaaaaaaatacatgctATTTTGGCTATATTAAGCCATGATAGGTTATGCCTACCTATTTACAGTAGAGAAAGGGTGAAACTTGACTCCAACACACAAGGGTGGGTTTTCGCTATGTAGAAAGTAAGACGGAAAGGtgtagttaaactacaactcataTTGGCTACTGTGCTTAAAAAGAAAATAGGGATGCCAGGAGGCTATGCTCCTCTACATTCAGTAGAggtacaagttgatctagggcagcacagctttactgggccttggtgtacccaggctccctggagcACATCAAGTCAGCAACCAAAGGTAATCCACCCCTAACCAGACACTATGTttaagtgtggcaggaagtggtcctAGGCCTGTAGGCCAATAACAGAAGTATGTAAATTAAAATAGATACATGTGCATCTGgtcagcaactagggagataaggaagtgtagggatttaaatcCATAGGGAGGGTACTAAACCAATGGGCCcctaaattgagaaaaaaaattaaaaacatatatatatatatatatgttatattaaatatatataataatttttttttacagggactGTTCAAAGTTGGTCTATAGTACAAAAGTGAACATAACCTTTCATtgtaattaatataattttattatataaatttctCTGCAGGTATTACAAAGCAGTGGGATCTTACCTCTGATATTTTTGTAGAAGaacattcaattttgtttttcttgaacTCTTCATTGATGCTTTGTCTGGCAGCTAGGGCATCAGGAACGGAAAATTAATTCCAAACTGTAGAAAGTGCCTACACCTTTGCTTAACAGCGCTGGCtagaaaaaaatatcttcataGATATTTTcgttacaaaaaaatacaataaaagaacCGAAAACAATGAATATCACATATATGTTACAACCTGCACCCCATAAATAATGTCTGCCAAATATAACCCATACTGGAGATGTGTGACGCCAGGCGTTTGCCTTAGGCACCCTCAGGGATCTCCATGCTTGTTGGGTTTGCCCAACAAGGATTGGAATAACTTGCAGTTGGCATAAGCTGAGTCAAGACTTTCAGCATACGCGTAAGTGCCCAATCGggcacaaaacgcatcaggctaatgatcatgtcctaataaaataGATTTAACTTTCACAACTACTGTTTAATCGTATTTAGTAAGAGGCTCATATAACTCCTTATAAGACAAACACTATAAATGGGGGTTTTTATGTGACGCTCTCGCATACagccattttgttatttcattaacTCAGCCTTACATCATTACTATACTTAGGAACAATATTCACACTATAATTGCCATTGCTTTGCTTTAGTAACATaaacaaaaatcatttttcttCACTGGTAACATAGGAtcttatatttggaatgtttcGTACCTTAAAGTAACCTTGTGTTTTCCGATAATGGGATCCCCATATTACTTGAAAAccatattacttaaaggggtggttcacctttcagttaattttagtatgttatagaaagaccaattcttagcaacttttgaTACAAGCTTAGtatcaaaattatgttttaaaaattagaaatatgtCCCTAAAACGGACTCTATAGCAGATTGTCTTCCCCTAATTGTGAGCTGTCTGGttatattgggtttccagataagagatgccatacctgtatctgttaaTAATTCAAGATACGCACCTTCCAGAGCACGATGGTCATTCTGAAATACACTCTGCCTTGTGCGATGCAATGTTTTGAAAAGTTTTAACaccttaaagtaaaaaaaaaaaagtattagacAGGActgcataaataataaaatacatcaaaTGATATCCAATGTTTATAATAGGGAAGAAAgttaataattagggatgcaccgaatccactatttgagattcagccgaatccccagTGAAATATTGCAAATTAggtgcaggaaaggaaaaagtggaaaaaattcttcttttgggACGaatagtcacgtgatttccctacctgcccctaatttgcatatgcaaatcaggattcggttcacttccaagcacaaggatttggccgaatcctggattcagtgcatccctactaataacatAGCAATTCTACTGAAACGATGGCAAACCCCAGACTAGGATTACCACCTGTTCGGATTTCAccaggacagcctggtttttgaccgccacatcatcagtcccgcccctgacatcatcagCCCCGATACCAAGGTCTCGTCCCTCGTCACCGGCCCATCCTCCCGACATCACCCTTTACACCAAACgaaaagatggcaaccccagACATAGCCCTTAGCAATTTGCTATGACCTGTCAAGTGCTTTCTCCCTTATGTTGATTTACTATTGtaacatgtaaaaacaaataataccACAAGAACTTTTTGTTGGCAGAGTGAATAACTCGGCACAGGGGTCTGCAATTTAACAGACGGCATACCTCTAACTCTTCCTCTACGTACCCAGTGTTGGCTGGGCAATTGCAACTATGCTGCCCAACCAGCTGGACAtgtatac from Xenopus laevis strain J_2021 chromosome 1S, Xenopus_laevis_v10.1, whole genome shotgun sequence harbors:
- the LOC108707190 gene encoding complex III assembly factor LYRM7-like isoform X1, with the protein product MKMKVLKLFKTLHRTRQSVFQNDHRALEAARQSINEEFKKNKIECSSTKISELLKFGTDVEILLRTSVVQGIHKDSNTLVLQARRDLLLDNIPFCDAPEKQTQS
- the LOC108707190 gene encoding complex III assembly factor LYRM7-like isoform X2, which produces MKMKVLKLFKTLHRTRQSVFQNDHRALEAARQSINEEFKKNKIECSSTKISELLKFGTDVEILLRTSVVQVPEMCAEQEFQRLIRA